Below is a window of Arthrobacter sp. SLBN-112 DNA.
GACCACGATGCCTTCGAAGAATACCTGCGTGTATTCAGTAAAACTGGCGCAGCCAGGGCTGGCCTGATGTACTACCGCGAGATCTTCAGCCCGGCCGGCCGCGCTGCCAGCCTGGATCGCAGCAAGAAGCGGCTGCCCATGCCCGTCCTGACTTTGGGAGGAGGCTACGCTGACCGCGACAATCTTTTCAACACCATGCAGCAATTTAGCGACAGCGTCACGAACCACATCTTTGAAGGCATCGGACACCACATTCCGGAAGAAGCCCCTGAAGAATTCGTCGAGCAGATCCTCAAGTTCTGGGCGGCCTGACGAAAGATGCCTGAAGGAGTCACCGGGATCTGTTGCCAGATGCAACTAGCTCGCAACAGATCCCGCACTTCAGAGGGCAACGCCCGGCGTGACTGCGCCCGGAGGCAGCGGTCACAGCCTGCGTGGATAGGACTGAAGGCTCATAAATCCTAGTGCTCCGCGCAAATCTTTCAAACCTCAACAAGTGAAAAGGGAACCGACATGGATTTGAACCTGGATGGCAAAATCGCCGTTGTGACAGGGGCCAGCAGGGGAATCGGCAAGGCGATAGTATCCGCCCTGGCAAACGAAGGTGCCACAGTTGTGGCCAGTGCTCGAAGTTTCCCCTCGGACTACGGGAAAGACCAGGAAAAAGGCCGGATCGTCACCGTGGAAGTTGATCTCCTTCATGAAGGAGCTGCAGAGAAGATCATCCAACGGGCAGCTGAACTGGGAGGTCTTGATATCCTGGTGAACAACGTCGGGGCCGTGACTCCCCGGATGGACGGATTTTTGGCGATACCTGAAAAGGCGTTCGACGAAACGTACTCCGTAAACTTCAAGACCGCGCTGCGGACAATCCGCGCCGCATTGCCGCTACTGCTTGAGCGCGGAGCGGGAAGCGTCATCTCCATCAGTTCTGTCAACGCATTCCTGCCTGACCCCGGTGTTGCTGACTACTCAGTGGCGAAGGCAGCTCTGACCAACCTCTCAAAGGCCCTTTCAAAGGAATTCGGTCCCCGCGGTATTCGGTTCAACACAATCAGCCCCGGTCCGGTCGCAACCGACATGTGGTTCGGGGATGACGGAATCGTCAACACAATCTCTTCCGCTACGGGGCTGGAAGCCGAGGTCGCAAAGAAGAGCGTGGTGGATGCCCAGGGCGGCTTCACCACAGGACGGTTCACTGAGGCCAGCGAAGTGGCCGCACTTGCCGCAATGTTGTCCGGTGCCATCGTCGCCAATGTTAACGGCTCCGACTTCCTGATCGACGGCGGCCTAATCAAGACACTTTAATTTGAGGTCCTCCGCGGCCACCCCGCCTGCTGGATAGGTCAACGATCGCCCCCGGCCTCCAAACCGATCCATCAGTTACACACAAGAATGGACTAAACATGCAGCTCGGGCTCATAACCGATTCAGTCGGCAGCCTCCCGCTTGAGAAGGCACTCGACTTTGCAGCAGAACTAAATCTCGACACAGTTGAGATCGCGACCGGCAACTGGTCCGAGGCGCCCCACGCCAACCTTGCCGACCTCGTTTCCAGCGGCACCGCACGGAAACAACTGTCCGAGGCCGTAGCATCCCGCGGGCTCACGCTGAGCGCGCTGAATGCCAATGGCAATCAACTGCACCCCGTTTCCGGTCTCAAACATGACCAGGTTGTCCGCGACACCATCACTGTTGCGGGTGAACTCGGAGTGCCGACAGTTGTCCTGACCTCCGGACTGCCCGCAGCACGGGGCGACCGTACTCCCAACTGGATCACAACTTCGTGGCCGCCAGAAACCCTACAGGTGCTCGATTACCAGTGGAACGAAGTAGCAATCCCGTACTGGGAAGATCTTGGACGTTACGCTAAAGCCCGTGGGGTACGGCTGGCAGTCGAAATGATAGGCAGCCAGCTTGTGTTCAACGTTGCCACTATGCTTCGTCTGCGAGAGGCTGTGGACAGCGAAGTAGTGGGCTGCAACCTGGATCCCTCACACTTGATGTGGATGGGAGCTGACATCTCGGATGTAATCCATGCTCTTGGATCCTCTATATTTCACGTCCACGCCAAGGACGCGGTCATCAATAGGAAAGTCTCGGGAGTGAACGGCGTCCTTGACACCCTTCCTCCGTCCGACGCAAAAAACCGTGCTTGGAACTACGTGACACTGGGCCTGGGACACCCGGGAGGTGCCGGCTTCTGGGCCGACTTCGTATACCAGTTGCGCTCCGTGGGGTACGACGGTCCTCTCAATATCGAGCATGAAGACATCCTTGTAAGCTCGCGCGAGGGCGTCACCCGGTCCGTTAATACACTAAGTGAGCTCATACTTCGCGACACTCCTGATTGGACCCCCGCGCGTATCTGACCAACCCACCCCCCGTCGTCCGGCAGGCGTTACGGCTGCTGGCGATAACCGTGGTTCTTTCCCAGCATTTGCCGGCAATGACTTAGCGGAGGGACCACACGATCCGCCAGCCACTGAAGCACATGCTTCGGCGGCTGGCGGATCACCTTAAGCGTCTCGTCTGACAAATCCGAACGACGCAAGGGCAGCATGACAGCCTTACTTGTGGCGGCACAGGTGTAGATCCTGACACTTGTTGCCTCATCCTAATTGATGAATCTCGCCCTAAATACTCAGCCCGGAAGATTGTTCAGGAGTGCTTCCTCAATGACTGGGGTACCCAGTCCCCGCCGACGCGCTGACCGTGGCGCCCCGGGCCACGAGACTGGAAAATGCTCTCGTGAGACTCCGTGGCCAACGCCCGCCCGCACTTAGGATCTCCTCATGTCCAAACCGGCCGAACGAAGCATGGACAGGCTGCTACACCCCGACCTCGTCAGCGGGAGTAGCAGCCTCTCAAGCCATCGTTCAGGAGGAACCGGCGACCTGAAGTGAACGACCCGCATAGCCCTGAGTACCCAGGGCTATGCGGGTCGTTTTGCCGGTGTTCCCGGCACCTCGCCCGGGGGCCGATGACAGGACCTGGGCGAAGGGGAAACTGACGCCTGTCTCGCGTGGACTGGTCTCCTCGGATGGAACATAAATACTCTTGGTGTTGTTTGAAGGGGTGGTCGGGTGTCTACAGGCGTGCCGGGAACGGGATGGCGTGGAACGAACGCAGTCGGCTAGTTGCGCCGAGTGTGAAACGATCGGTCTCATTTGAGAGGCGGTGGTTCCCGATACAAGAGGTGCCGCTTGTGATTCCCAGGAAGGGAGAAATTGATGGCTCGGCCTAGGTCCTTTGATGAGTCCGCGGCGCTTGAAGCCGCACTCATCGCCTTCTGGCGTTACGGCTATGAAGGAACGTCTCTCGAACTTCTCGCAAAATTGATGGGCATGAACAAGGCGAGCATTTATCGTGCGTTTAACTCGAAAACGGACCTTTTTAGGCGTGTTGTAGAACTATACAACCAGGATTATCTCGCGTTCCGCCACGCCGCCCTTGAGCAGGCGTCTCCCCGCGAAGTTGCCTCCACGCTTCTCTACCGGATGGTTGAGCTGCATGCCGAAGGCGCAACACCAGCAGGCTGTCTTGTAACCAGTGCCGCGTTGACGGCTGGTCCGGAGTTCGACGACATCAGACAACACCTCGCGAAGGAGCGGGACGCCCTTTGGGGGATGCTAACGGAGAAACTTGAGGAAGCTCAGCGTGTAGGTCCGCTGCTCAGTGGACTGTCTGCAGCGGAAACAGCTGGTCTGATAGCGACAGTTGTTCAGGGCTTGGCCGTCCAGGCCAGTTCTGGCAGGAGCCGCGAAGACATGGCGGGAGTCGTGACTTCATTCCTGTCACTATGGCCTTCGGATAAAGCGGTGGCGGATGATGGAGGTTCCGCGACTGAGCGGCAGAGCCAAGAGGTAGCCACCGTCGGAGCATAACGTTGGTGGAGGTCTCACTGAATGAATGCTCCCCGCCCAGTCCTGCGGATCCACTACGCGTAGAGCGCGGGTTTTTGATTGAGTGCTACTGACTCGTTTTTTCCGCTCTTCTGCGCCTTGATACCCGCTTCACAACAAGCCGCAGTGGCATAGCCGTCCCATGCGGAAGGCCCACCAATTTCCCCTTTTAGGGCAGCATCAACCCATGCCTGTACTTCCACGTCATATGCTGTGCCAAAGCGTTCCTCGAATCCCGGTGTAACGGAGCCGCCCCACCGGCCGGCGTATCGCGTATAAGGTCCTCCGTCCCGACCGATGCTAACAATGCCTTCCTCGAACGAGGCCTGTGTTGCCACTTCGTAGCCATATCTCGCGTTGACGTATATCTCGACGTCAGCCAGGACACCGGATTCCGTCTCAACAAGAACCTGCTGAGGATCATGCTGGCCAGCGGGGGCGTTGCGGGTGGGTTTACCCAAACGCACCTGAATGCTGGTGATTTCCTCTCCCGTAAGGAAACGGATGGCATCGAACTCATGGACTACGGAGTCGTTTATCAGCATCTCGGTGGTGAAGCTCTCTGGGGCGGCAGGGTTTCGGTGCTGATGATGCAGCATGAGCAACTCGCCCAGTTCGTGGTCCCCAATCACTGACCTCAGAGCCATGTATTCAGCGTCGAAGCGACGCATAAAACCAACCTGGATCCGTTTACGTCCTAACTTTGTCTCAGCTTCGACTACTCTCCACGACGATTCAGCATCCGGTGTCAAAGGCTTTTCGCACAGAACCGGAAGGTCCTTATCGAGGGCCTTGACCAGAACCTCCTCATGCAGGAAACCCGGGGTGGCGATTAGGACCGCGTTTACGTTCTCATGGTCTAGAGCTTCCGTGAAACTGCTTAACGCCACCGCCCCTCTAATGCCCTCGATCGCGGTCTGAGCCCGAACCAGGTCGACGTCTACGACTGCAGCTACTTCGGCGCCATGGATCCGGGTGTGCAACCGTTTGATGTGGTCTGCACCCATGCGCCCCGCACCAATAACGGCTACACGGAGGGATTCAGTCATTGTATTTTCCTTAGTTTCGCAGGGTTTACGGGCGGGCGTGTCCGGAGTACGAGAATGAAGACCACGCCCAACCGCATCCCTTCATTCGATCGGGGCTAGTTGGAAGGGAAGTTGTAGGACGCCCCTGATGCGTGGTGGGTTTCGGGCCAGCGGGAAGTGATGACCTTGCCGCGGGTGTAGAAGGAAACACCTTCGGGGCCGTAGATGTGCTTGTCGCCGAAGAGTGACGCCTTCCAACCGCCAAATGAGTAGTAGGCGACCGGAACCGGCAGGGGCACGTTGATACCGATCATGCCGACATCCACGGAGCGCTGGAATTTGCGGGCTGCGGCGCCGGAAGAGGTGAAGATGGCGGTGCCGTTGCCGTAGGGGTTGGCGTTAATGAGCTTGATGCCCTCTTCCAGGGTCTCGACACGGACCACAACGAGGACGGGTCCGAAGATCTCCTCTGTGTAGGCAGCCATTTCGGTCTTGACGTGGTCGATGATGGTGGGGCCGACCCAGAAGCCGTCTTCATGGCCGGGGACCACCAGGTCCCGGCCGTCAACTACTAGCGTGGCTCCAGCAGCCTCTGCTTCAGTAACCGTCTTAAGGATGAAATCCTTGGATGCAGGGGTAATAACCGGGCCCATGTCGGCATCGGGCGCGGTGCCGTCCTTGACCCTAATTTCCAAGGCACGTTCCTTGACCTTGGTCACTAGCAAGTCGGCGGCGTCCCCGACCGCGACGGCGACGGAGATGGCCATGCAACGCTGGCCGGCGGAGCCGAAGGCGGCAGCGGCGAGGTGGTCGGCGGCGTTGTCCAGGTCGGCGTCGGGCAGGATGATGGCGTGGTTCTTCGCCCCGCCCAAGGCCTGTACCCGCTTCCCGTGCGCTGTGGCAACTTCTGTGATGTGCTGGGCCACCGGTGTGGAACCAACAAACGAAATGCCGTCCACGTCAGGGTGCGTCAGCAATCCGGAAATAGTATCGCGATCGCCGTGCAGGACCTGGAAGACGCCGTCAGGCAGGCCGGCTTCCTTGAACAGCTCGGCAAGGAGCATAGCGGCGGACGGGACATTACCGGAGGGCTTGAGGATGAAGGCGTTGCCGGTGGCGATCGCCATGGGGGCCATCCACAGCGGCACCATCACAGGGAAGTTGAACGGGGTAATGCCCGCGACCACGCCGAGGGGCTCACGGAAGGAGAACACGTCGATGCCGGTGGAAACCTGGTCCGAGTAGTCACCCTTGAGCAGCGTGGGGATGCCGCAGGCGTACTCGATGACTTCCAGGCCGCGGCCGATCTCGCCCTTGGCATCGGCGAGAACTTTGCCGTGCTCGGCGGTGATCAGCTGCGCCAGTTCCTCGATATGGGAAGCGACGAGTTCGCGGAACTTGAACAGGACGGCGGTGCGCTTGGCCAGGGAGATGTCACCCCAAGTGTCGGCGGCGGCCCGCGCGATGGCGACGGTGGTGTCCAGGTCGGCCTTGTCTGCAAGGCGCAGCTCTGCCGTGACCTGACCAGTCGCGGGATTGTAGATTGGCTTGGTGCCGGTTCCGGTGCCCGGCGTCTCAACGCCATTGATGTAGTGGTTGATGACGTTTTCAGTCGTCGTTGACATGGTTGGGTTTCCTTTGACTTGGTTGCTTGCGGGGTTGTGCCCGGCACAGCTGGCCGGAGAGTTCTAGCCGAGCAGTTTGCGTTGGCGGTTCTTGTGGTCGACGTAGGTCTGGAAGGCCTGTTTCGTGGATTCCAGTTCGGAGACCTGGGAGACGGGGACGTCCCACCAGGACTCGGAGGACGGTGCGTCCAGGAGCGGGTCGGACTCGACGTGGATCAGGATCGGTCCACTGTTTTCGGGTGCGGCCTTGGCGTCGCGGATGGCCTGCTCGAGTTCGGCGATGACCTTCTCGCCGGGTTCGATCCGGAGGACCTTCACGCCCAGGGACTGGGCGTTCAGGGCAAGGTCCACGGGCAGGGTCTCGCCCTCGTCGAAGCTGTGCTGTTCCTCGTCGAGGGCACGGTACTGCGTGCCGAACCGCTGCGAACCGAGCATCTCGGAGAGGGATCCGATGGAGGCGTAACCGTGGTTCTGGATCAGGACCACGATCAGCTTGATGCGTTCGGCGACGGCGGTGACCAGTTCGGTGTGCATCATCAGGTAGGAACCGTCCCCCACCATCACGACGACGTCCCGCACCTGGGCGGCTTCCCCACCGATGGCGCCTGACGCCGTCGTGCTTGCTGCTTCGGCGATCGCTGCTCGCTTGACGCCCAGGCCGCCGGGGATTTCGTAGCCCATGCAGGAGTAGGCGTATTCGACGTGGTAGCCGAACGGGTCCCGGACGCGCCACATCTTGTGCAGGTCACCTGGCAGCGAACCCGCCGCGCAGATGACCACGTCGCGGGCGTCCATGGCCCGGTTGGTCGCGCCGATGATCTCGTTCTGCGCCGGCAACGGGGTGAACCTCGTGTCGAAGGCTTCGTCCACGGTGGCGTTCCAGCGCTTCTTCTCCGCCTCGATCTTCTGCTCCAGGTCCCCGCCGACCCGGTACCCGCCGAGGGCTGCGTTGAGCTTGACCAGGGCCTTGCGTGCGTCGGCGACGATCGGCAGCGTGGTGCCGTGCTTGTAGGCGTCGATCGGGGCGACGTTGATGTTCACGAACTTCACGTCCGGGTTCTGGAATGCCGTCCGGGACGCGGTGGTGAAGTCCTCGTAGCGGGTGCCGATGCCAATGATCAGGTCCGCCTCGGCGGCAATGGCGTTGGCCGCCGTCGTACCGGTGGAGCCAATGGCGCCGAGGGAGAACTGGTGGTCCCAGGGCAGGACGCCGACGCCGGCCTGCGTGTTGCCTACCGGAATCCCGGTCAGCTCGGCCAGTTTGGCGAGTTCGTCGTTGGCGTAGGCGTAGAGGACGCCGCCGCCGGCGATGATCAGCGGACGCTTTGCAGCGCGGATCGCTGCGGCGGCGCGGGCGATGTCCTCGTCGTCGGCCTCGGGGCGGCGGATCCGCCACTCCCGCTCGGCCAGGAACTCGACCGGGACGTCCAAGGCCTCGGCCTGGACGTCCTGCGGCAGGGAGATGGTCACCGCGCCGGTCTCAGCCGGGTCGGTCAGCACGCGCAGGCCGTGGTGGAACGCGGAGAACAGCTGCTCGGGCCGGTTGACCCGGTCAAAGAACTTGGACAGCGGCCGGAACGCGTCATTGACCGTGATGTCGTAGGCGTAGGGCTGCTCAAGCTGCTGCAGCACCGGATCGGCAGCGCGCGTGGCGAACGTATCCGATGGCAGCAGCAGCACCGGGAGCCGGTTGGTGGTGGCCAGCGCGGCGCCGGTCAGCAGATTGGACGAGCCCGGGCCGATGGAGGTGCTGATCGCGTAGGTCTGGCGGCGGCGGGTGTGCCGGGCGTATCCCACGGCCTGGTGGACCTGGGCCTGTTCGTTCCGGCCCTGGTAATACGGCATGATGGCCGGGTCCAGCTGCTGGTACTGCTTCAGGGCCTGGCCCACACCGGCCACGTTGCCGTGCCCGAAAATACCGAACGTGCCCGGAATGAGCCGCTCGCGGTACTCAACGCCGTTGACCGAGTCAACCGTGTACTGCCGGGAAAGGTATTCGACGACGGCCTGGGCCACCGTCATTCTCCGCGTTCCTGTTGTTGCGCCCATTGCTAGTTCTCCGGGATTTCAGTGGTGTGATGCAGGAGCGAGGCAGCCGCTGCGACGGCGCCCGCGACGTCCCCGTCAG
It encodes the following:
- a CDS encoding CoA-acylating methylmalonate-semialdehyde dehydrogenase, producing MSTTTENVINHYINGVETPGTGTGTKPIYNPATGQVTAELRLADKADLDTTVAIARAAADTWGDISLAKRTAVLFKFRELVASHIEELAQLITAEHGKVLADAKGEIGRGLEVIEYACGIPTLLKGDYSDQVSTGIDVFSFREPLGVVAGITPFNFPVMVPLWMAPMAIATGNAFILKPSGNVPSAAMLLAELFKEAGLPDGVFQVLHGDRDTISGLLTHPDVDGISFVGSTPVAQHITEVATAHGKRVQALGGAKNHAIILPDADLDNAADHLAAAAFGSAGQRCMAISVAVAVGDAADLLVTKVKERALEIRVKDGTAPDADMGPVITPASKDFILKTVTEAEAAGATLVVDGRDLVVPGHEDGFWVGPTIIDHVKTEMAAYTEEIFGPVLVVVRVETLEEGIKLINANPYGNGTAIFTSSGAAARKFQRSVDVGMIGINVPLPVPVAYYSFGGWKASLFGDKHIYGPEGVSFYTRGKVITSRWPETHHASGASYNFPSN
- a CDS encoding SDR family NAD(P)-dependent oxidoreductase, with translation MDLNLDGKIAVVTGASRGIGKAIVSALANEGATVVASARSFPSDYGKDQEKGRIVTVEVDLLHEGAAEKIIQRAAELGGLDILVNNVGAVTPRMDGFLAIPEKAFDETYSVNFKTALRTIRAALPLLLERGAGSVISISSVNAFLPDPGVADYSVAKAALTNLSKALSKEFGPRGIRFNTISPGPVATDMWFGDDGIVNTISSATGLEAEVAKKSVVDAQGGFTTGRFTEASEVAALAAMLSGAIVANVNGSDFLIDGGLIKTL
- a CDS encoding TetR/AcrR family transcriptional regulator, coding for MARPRSFDESAALEAALIAFWRYGYEGTSLELLAKLMGMNKASIYRAFNSKTDLFRRVVELYNQDYLAFRHAALEQASPREVASTLLYRMVELHAEGATPAGCLVTSAALTAGPEFDDIRQHLAKERDALWGMLTEKLEEAQRVGPLLSGLSAAETAGLIATVVQGLAVQASSGRSREDMAGVVTSFLSLWPSDKAVADDGGSATERQSQEVATVGA
- a CDS encoding Gfo/Idh/MocA family oxidoreductase; its protein translation is MTESLRVAVIGAGRMGADHIKRLHTRIHGAEVAAVVDVDLVRAQTAIEGIRGAVALSSFTEALDHENVNAVLIATPGFLHEEVLVKALDKDLPVLCEKPLTPDAESSWRVVEAETKLGRKRIQVGFMRRFDAEYMALRSVIGDHELGELLMLHHQHRNPAAPESFTTEMLINDSVVHEFDAIRFLTGEEITSIQVRLGKPTRNAPAGQHDPQQVLVETESGVLADVEIYVNARYGYEVATQASFEEGIVSIGRDGGPYTRYAGRWGGSVTPGFEERFGTAYDVEVQAWVDAALKGEIGGPSAWDGYATAACCEAGIKAQKSGKNESVALNQKPALYA
- a CDS encoding sugar phosphate isomerase/epimerase, translated to MQLGLITDSVGSLPLEKALDFAAELNLDTVEIATGNWSEAPHANLADLVSSGTARKQLSEAVASRGLTLSALNANGNQLHPVSGLKHDQVVRDTITVAGELGVPTVVLTSGLPAARGDRTPNWITTSWPPETLQVLDYQWNEVAIPYWEDLGRYAKARGVRLAVEMIGSQLVFNVATMLRLREAVDSEVVGCNLDPSHLMWMGADISDVIHALGSSIFHVHAKDAVINRKVSGVNGVLDTLPPSDAKNRAWNYVTLGLGHPGGAGFWADFVYQLRSVGYDGPLNIEHEDILVSSREGVTRSVNTLSELILRDTPDWTPARI
- the iolD gene encoding 3D-(3,5/4)-trihydroxycyclohexane-1,2-dione acylhydrolase (decyclizing), which translates into the protein MTVAQAVVEYLSRQYTVDSVNGVEYRERLIPGTFGIFGHGNVAGVGQALKQYQQLDPAIMPYYQGRNEQAQVHQAVGYARHTRRRQTYAISTSIGPGSSNLLTGAALATTNRLPVLLLPSDTFATRAADPVLQQLEQPYAYDITVNDAFRPLSKFFDRVNRPEQLFSAFHHGLRVLTDPAETGAVTISLPQDVQAEALDVPVEFLAEREWRIRRPEADDEDIARAAAAIRAAKRPLIIAGGGVLYAYANDELAKLAELTGIPVGNTQAGVGVLPWDHQFSLGAIGSTGTTAANAIAAEADLIIGIGTRYEDFTTASRTAFQNPDVKFVNINVAPIDAYKHGTTLPIVADARKALVKLNAALGGYRVGGDLEQKIEAEKKRWNATVDEAFDTRFTPLPAQNEIIGATNRAMDARDVVICAAGSLPGDLHKMWRVRDPFGYHVEYAYSCMGYEIPGGLGVKRAAIAEAASTTASGAIGGEAAQVRDVVVMVGDGSYLMMHTELVTAVAERIKLIVVLIQNHGYASIGSLSEMLGSQRFGTQYRALDEEQHSFDEGETLPVDLALNAQSLGVKVLRIEPGEKVIAELEQAIRDAKAAPENSGPILIHVESDPLLDAPSSESWWDVPVSQVSELESTKQAFQTYVDHKNRQRKLLG